One Brassica napus cultivar Da-Ae chromosome C4, Da-Ae, whole genome shotgun sequence genomic region harbors:
- the LOC106421242 gene encoding outer envelope pore protein 16-4, chloroplastic isoform X3 yields the protein MEDELLAGVPCSSRAVESVIRVSTAGGLYGFCAGPRNARKLGLSGVSQASYVAKSIGKIGFQCGIVSGIFTLTNCGLQRYRGKSDWVNALVGGAVAGAAVALRTRNCSHVVTTAGLVSIFSVLANSTRTDLKQQH from the exons atggaggaCGAGTTGCTTGCGGGCGTGCCGTGCTCTTCTCGCGCCGTCGAGTCAGTGATCCGCGTTTCCACG GCGGGTGGATTATATGGCTTTTGCGCCGGACCTCGTAACGCTCGCAAACTGG GTTTAAGCGGCGTTTCTCAGGCTTCCTATGTG gcaAAATCCATTGGCAAAATCGGGTTTCAATGCG GTATAGTGAGTGGTATCTTTACTCTGACTAACTGTGGCCTTCAGAGATATCGAGGCAAGAGTGATTGG GTGAATGCTTTGGTCGGAGGAGCTGTGGCTGGAGCAGCTGTTGCTCTTCGGACTAGAAACTGCTCTCACGTTGTTACCACCGCCGGACTCGTCTCTATTTTTAGTGTTTTGGCTAATTCCACCAGGACTGATCTGAAACAACAACACTAA
- the LOC106421242 gene encoding outer envelope pore protein 16-4, chloroplastic isoform X1 yields MEDELLAGVPCSSRAVESVIRVSTAGGLYGFCAGPRNARKLGIMKIYLFLFIYLRFLKNLHLADELKLPGLSGVSQASYVAKSIGKIGFQCGIVSGIFTLTNCGLQRYRGKSDWVNALVGGAVAGAAVALRTRNCSHVVTTAGLVSIFSVLANSTRTDLKQQH; encoded by the exons atggaggaCGAGTTGCTTGCGGGCGTGCCGTGCTCTTCTCGCGCCGTCGAGTCAGTGATCCGCGTTTCCACG GCGGGTGGATTATATGGCTTTTGCGCCGGACCTCGTAACGCTCGCAAACTGGGTATAATGAAGATATATCTCTTCTTATTTATCtatttaagatttttgaaaaatcttcATCTTGCTGATGAGTTAAAGTTGCCAGGTTTAAGCGGCGTTTCTCAGGCTTCCTATGTG gcaAAATCCATTGGCAAAATCGGGTTTCAATGCG GTATAGTGAGTGGTATCTTTACTCTGACTAACTGTGGCCTTCAGAGATATCGAGGCAAGAGTGATTGG GTGAATGCTTTGGTCGGAGGAGCTGTGGCTGGAGCAGCTGTTGCTCTTCGGACTAGAAACTGCTCTCACGTTGTTACCACCGCCGGACTCGTCTCTATTTTTAGTGTTTTGGCTAATTCCACCAGGACTGATCTGAAACAACAACACTAA
- the LOC106421242 gene encoding outer envelope pore protein 16-4, chloroplastic isoform X2 — MEDELLAGVPCSSRAVESVIRVSTAGGLYGFCAGPRNARKLGIMKIYLFLFIYLRFLKNLHLADELKLPGLSGVSQASYVAKSIGKIGFQCDAGYCRRVYKKNRAVVSGSYFQVNALVGGAVAGAAVALRTRNCSHVVTTAGLVSIFSVLANSTRTDLKQQH, encoded by the exons atggaggaCGAGTTGCTTGCGGGCGTGCCGTGCTCTTCTCGCGCCGTCGAGTCAGTGATCCGCGTTTCCACG GCGGGTGGATTATATGGCTTTTGCGCCGGACCTCGTAACGCTCGCAAACTGGGTATAATGAAGATATATCTCTTCTTATTTATCtatttaagatttttgaaaaatcttcATCTTGCTGATGAGTTAAAGTTGCCAGGTTTAAGCGGCGTTTCTCAGGCTTCCTATGTG gcaAAATCCATTGGCAAAATCGGGTTTCAATGCG ACGCCGGATACTGCCGCCGCGTCTACAAAAAGAACAGGGCTGTTGTTTCTGGGTCTTACTTTCAG GTGAATGCTTTGGTCGGAGGAGCTGTGGCTGGAGCAGCTGTTGCTCTTCGGACTAGAAACTGCTCTCACGTTGTTACCACCGCCGGACTCGTCTCTATTTTTAGTGTTTTGGCTAATTCCACCAGGACTGATCTGAAACAACAACACTAA
- the LOC106421242 gene encoding outer envelope pore protein 16-4, chloroplastic isoform X4, with amino-acid sequence MEDELLAGVPCSSRAVESVIRVSTAGGLYGFCAGPRNARKLGLSGVSQASYVAKSIGKIGFQCDAGYCRRVYKKNRAVVSGSYFQVNALVGGAVAGAAVALRTRNCSHVVTTAGLVSIFSVLANSTRTDLKQQH; translated from the exons atggaggaCGAGTTGCTTGCGGGCGTGCCGTGCTCTTCTCGCGCCGTCGAGTCAGTGATCCGCGTTTCCACG GCGGGTGGATTATATGGCTTTTGCGCCGGACCTCGTAACGCTCGCAAACTGG GTTTAAGCGGCGTTTCTCAGGCTTCCTATGTG gcaAAATCCATTGGCAAAATCGGGTTTCAATGCG ACGCCGGATACTGCCGCCGCGTCTACAAAAAGAACAGGGCTGTTGTTTCTGGGTCTTACTTTCAG GTGAATGCTTTGGTCGGAGGAGCTGTGGCTGGAGCAGCTGTTGCTCTTCGGACTAGAAACTGCTCTCACGTTGTTACCACCGCCGGACTCGTCTCTATTTTTAGTGTTTTGGCTAATTCCACCAGGACTGATCTGAAACAACAACACTAA